One genomic segment of Thermoplasmatales archaeon includes these proteins:
- the pdxT gene encoding pyridoxal 5'-phosphate synthase glutaminase subunit PdxT, producing the protein MKVAVLSFQGDVEEHVEIANKAIERIGEGYAFATIKREEVREADALIIPGGESTTISKLMIKSGVAEEIKNFAGIGKPVMGTCAGCIIIGKNEEVETLGLMDIWVRRNAFGRQKDSFEAKLNIERIGEFNCIFIRAPLIEKAGRGVEIMAKFNDYIVMAKQKNMLALSFHPELTGDTRIHEYFLKMADI; encoded by the coding sequence AGTTGCTGTTCTTTCCTTTCAGGGGGATGTTGAAGAGCATGTTGAAATAGCAAATAAAGCAATTGAAAGAATTGGAGAGGGATATGCCTTTGCAACTATTAAAAGGGAGGAAGTAAGGGAGGCTGATGCATTGATTATTCCTGGAGGGGAGAGCACTACAATAAGCAAGTTGATGATTAAAAGTGGGGTTGCGGAAGAAATTAAAAATTTTGCAGGCATTGGAAAGCCAGTTATGGGAACATGTGCTGGATGCATAATTATTGGGAAAAATGAGGAAGTAGAAACTCTCGGGCTTATGGATATATGGGTAAGGAGAAATGCCTTTGGAAGACAAAAGGATAGTTTTGAGGCAAAGTTGAATATAGAGAGGATAGGAGAGTTCAATTGCATTTTTATAAGAGCCCCTTTAATAGAAAAAGCTGGAAGGGGTGTTGAAATTATGGCAAAATTTAATGATTATATAGTGATGGCAAAGCAGAAAAATATGCTTGCTCTTTCTTTCCATCCAGAACTTACAGGTGATACAAGAATTCATGAGTATTTTTTAAAAATGGCTGATATATAA
- a CDS encoding D-glycerate dehydrogenase, with amino-acid sequence MAKIFITRRLPDEGMELLKGHEIEIYEGDTPPSKEEIIEGVRGKDALICLLTDKIDAEVMENGKNLKVIANYAVGIDNIDIAEATKRGIFVTNTPGVLTETVADLAWALMMAIARRIVEGDEFMRQKKFKGWAPMLLLGRDIYGKTLGVIGLGRIGKAFARRASGFSMKILYYSRKRDEEFEKETGANFVSLKELLEESDFVSLHLPLTKETYHIIGEKELKMMKKTAYLINTSRGKCIDEKALIKALKEGWIGGAALDVYENEPEVSDEILSLKNVVLAPHVGSASYETRSRMAIMVAENVLSALNGKIPPQCLNPEAVKYRKI; translated from the coding sequence ATGGCGAAAATATTCATCACAAGGCGCCTGCCAGATGAAGGAATGGAATTGCTTAAAGGACATGAGATTGAGATATATGAAGGGGATACTCCTCCAAGCAAGGAAGAGATTATAGAAGGAGTGAGGGGAAAGGATGCTTTGATATGCCTGCTCACAGATAAAATAGATGCTGAAGTTATGGAAAATGGAAAAAATCTTAAAGTAATAGCAAACTATGCGGTTGGAATTGATAATATAGATATTGCTGAGGCAACAAAAAGAGGGATATTTGTAACAAACACACCTGGTGTGCTTACCGAAACTGTTGCAGATTTAGCCTGGGCTTTGATGATGGCAATTGCAAGAAGAATTGTTGAAGGAGATGAGTTCATGAGGCAGAAAAAGTTTAAAGGATGGGCTCCAATGCTTCTTCTTGGAAGAGATATATACGGGAAAACTCTTGGCGTGATAGGCTTGGGGAGGATAGGTAAGGCTTTTGCAAGGCGTGCAAGTGGCTTTTCAATGAAAATTTTATATTATAGCAGGAAAAGAGATGAGGAATTTGAAAAGGAAACTGGAGCAAATTTTGTCAGTCTAAAAGAATTGCTTGAAGAATCTGACTTTGTCTCACTTCATCTTCCTTTAACTAAGGAAACATATCATATAATAGGAGAAAAGGAGTTAAAAATGATGAAAAAAACAGCATATCTTATAAATACATCTCGTGGCAAGTGCATAGATGAAAAAGCATTGATAAAAGCACTCAAGGAAGGATGGATAGGAGGCGCAGCTTTAGATGTTTATGAAAATGAGCCAGAGGTAAGCGATGAAATTCTTTCATTGAAAAATGTTGTCCTTGCCCCTCATGTTGGCTCTGCATCTTATGAAACACGTTCAAGGATGGCAATAATGGTTGCAGAGAATGTTCTTTCTGCTTTAAATGGAAAAATACCTCCTCAATGCCTGAATCCAGAGGCAGTAAAATATAGAAAAATATAG